The segment TGCTTGACCTCCCACCACACTGTCATGCGCTCTTGGCTGCTAAGACGGCATCCAACCTGACCTTTGCCGAGATCGCAAAGGCAGTTCACAAACCCGAAGTATGGACGACGGCTCTCTTCTACGGTCAAGCAACAACCGACGAGCCAACGGCCAAGGCACTCTTCGAGTTTCTTGGCGGTGACAAATTTCTACAAAGCTATAATGATGATTACAGCGAGGATGGGAAAAGAGGGATGACAGCCACGAAGCTGGTAGGTGCTTTGAgtgggaaaggggaaggtaATATGGGTGTTACGGGGATGGTCACTAGAGGTGGCACATTCGAAATGCCTCCGAAGGTGAGCTCGGCTGTTCTGTCTCGTAATGTTTTTACCATGACTCACAATGTACATTTATCAAAG is part of the Kwoniella shandongensis chromosome 12, complete sequence genome and harbors:
- a CDS encoding cyanate hydratase, coding for MLDLPPHCHALLAAKTASNLTFAEIAKAVHKPEVWTTALFYGQATTDEPTAKALFEFLGGDKFLQSYNDDYSEDGKRGMTATKLVGALSGKGEGNMGVTGMVTRGGTFEMPPKDPVLYRLYEVLVVYGYSYKALIQEKFGDGIMSAINFRTSLERKPDPEGDRVVITLDGKFLPYSSPESW